From a single Bacillota bacterium genomic region:
- a CDS encoding terminase small subunit, whose translation MVKLTPKQQRFVEEYLIDLNATAAAIRAGYSAKTAHEQGAQLFSIREAIDKAIAERSKRTGINQDRVIREYARIGFAKITDFVEWDDFGSIRLKPSCDLSEDDAAAIIEVSETEIELPSGGTKRTRKIKLHGKCPALEKLGKHLGMFKDKVDVNVEVSLADLLKKAWEETENG comes from the coding sequence ATGGTCAAACTCACACCAAAACAACAAAGATTCGTGGAAGAATACCTGATTGATTTAAACGCCACTGCTGCAGCTATTCGAGCAGGTTACAGTGCAAAAACTGCTCATGAGCAGGGAGCACAGCTATTTAGCATTAGGGAAGCAATCGACAAAGCTATTGCTGAACGTTCAAAGCGTACCGGCATTAACCAGGACAGAGTCATTCGAGAATATGCCAGAATAGGCTTTGCAAAGATAACTGACTTTGTGGAATGGGATGACTTCGGCAGCATTCGTCTAAAACCCAGTTGCGATCTTTCAGAAGATGATGCGGCCGCTATTATTGAGGTTTCAGAAACAGAGATTGAACTACCGTCAGGCGGTACCAAAAGAACCAGGAAAATAAAGTTGCATGGCAAATGTCCAGCTTTAGAGAAACTAGGCAAGCACCTGGGGATGTTTAAGGACAAGGTTGATGTAAACGTGGAAGTCAGCCTGGCTGACCTTCTGAAAAAGGCCTGGGAAGAAACGGAGAATGGATGA
- a CDS encoding type II toxin-antitoxin system HicA family toxin, whose product MKFREIENIIKKDGWEYSYTAGSHYYYKHPTKPGKVSIPFHGNKDLKTKTVNSILKQAGLK is encoded by the coding sequence ATGAAATTCCGGGAAATAGAGAACATAATCAAGAAAGATGGTTGGGAGTACTCATACACTGCGGGCTCTCATTACTACTACAAACATCCAACCAAACCCGGAAAAGTATCAATCCCCTTTCATGGTAATAAAGACCTCAAAACCAAAACAGTAAACTCCATCCTCAAACAAGCGGGGCTGAAATAA
- a CDS encoding HicB family protein → MKLIYPACFYPCEEGGYTVIFPDLPGCVTEGETLSEAVDMAIDAASGWLLEEVENNKPIPKASDIKSIIPDEYENGFVSIISVDLDEYSKKYGNKAVKKTLTIPAWLNSIAEKENVNFSQILQDALVKYLGIKQP, encoded by the coding sequence GTGAAATTAATTTATCCCGCTTGCTTTTACCCTTGTGAAGAAGGCGGATACACCGTAATTTTCCCTGATTTGCCAGGGTGTGTAACAGAAGGAGAAACTTTATCTGAAGCCGTGGATATGGCTATTGACGCAGCTTCAGGTTGGTTGTTGGAAGAAGTAGAAAACAATAAACCAATACCAAAAGCTTCAGACATCAAAAGCATTATTCCTGATGAATATGAGAACGGTTTTGTAAGCATTATTAGCGTTGACTTGGATGAGTACTCAAAAAAGTATGGGAACAAAGCTGTTAAAAAAACCCTGACTATTCCAGCCTGGCTAAACTCTATCGCGGAAAAAGAGAACGTCAACTTTTCTCAAATTCTTCAGGACGCTTTAGTAAAATATCTTGGAATTAAGCAGCCTTAA
- a CDS encoding DUF2334 domain-containing protein, whose protein sequence is MKVRLTQILSALIIITSALLAYIQQNYHRPVRNWPNLAWAAEVEEALSDSNSGAFNSITSMIPPIGQTTPKLALIRFEDIGPGGLYSSKDDLGKLRAVMDFCAQENVPFHVTVIPHFKRLDSNNNWQVRSLDDTEPDEETKLFIALLKRAQAKGGIIGMHGYTHQYGDVRRLDGHHDSGTGNEFNVAGVEQTTWPDYAAERLNLSLNAFLSHGIEPAFWETPHNVSTSMQKDVFRSYIGLQYESLEKKDRNPVYLEGDNQYGSPTLGAVYVPTPFYYINGANPIGSIDQMLVRLNHFSGLASLFYHPFLEFPFLEPVIVNNEVQYVDGLPLYHYKEGTPSYLHRVISGFRQKGYQFVSIHDVVPFTPAHRINLRPASNQFGKLLVGDYDGDGRDDLLYYVLSSGEIYVVTTDIRLPRNRPSAPPRLWLSNWPKGLNVVPLTGDFDGDGVKDVLAIEQDTGRWFVALSERTRFASQGVWLDNWARGRSWTPLIGDVNGDGKDDLLVRDAEGRWYTALSNGHTFIPQPEPFTGFVGRSLKWVVGDPNGDGQDDLIGYDPYIGTVEVALSRGRYFSTPSIWINNWRKEGQLLAGDVNGDHRTDLVIFSDKEGLWYVLSSTGTGFQPRPRSFGPWARGLNRQGVIGDFDGNHKADIGAFKPGEYLDLGLSYLK, encoded by the coding sequence TTGAAAGTACGGCTTACTCAGATTCTCTCGGCTCTGATTATTATTACCAGCGCTCTTTTGGCTTATATCCAGCAAAACTACCACCGACCAGTCCGCAATTGGCCTAACCTGGCCTGGGCTGCTGAAGTTGAAGAGGCTCTTTCAGATTCCAACTCCGGTGCCTTTAATTCTATCACCAGCATGATTCCCCCAATTGGCCAAACAACTCCGAAATTGGCCTTGATTCGTTTTGAGGATATTGGGCCTGGCGGTCTTTACAGCAGCAAAGACGATCTAGGCAAACTTCGGGCGGTTATGGATTTCTGTGCGCAGGAAAATGTCCCTTTTCACGTCACCGTCATCCCGCACTTTAAGCGATTAGATAGCAACAATAATTGGCAGGTCAGAAGCCTTGATGACACTGAGCCCGATGAAGAGACCAAACTGTTTATCGCTCTGCTTAAACGGGCTCAGGCTAAAGGAGGCATAATTGGGATGCACGGCTATACCCACCAGTATGGCGACGTACGCCGGCTTGACGGACACCATGATTCTGGGACGGGTAACGAGTTTAATGTCGCCGGGGTTGAGCAGACCACCTGGCCGGATTACGCCGCTGAACGTCTGAACTTGAGTCTCAACGCTTTTCTCAGTCATGGGATCGAACCGGCTTTCTGGGAAACACCACACAATGTTTCGACATCCATGCAAAAAGATGTTTTTCGGTCCTACATCGGTTTGCAGTACGAATCTCTGGAAAAAAAAGACCGCAATCCAGTCTACCTGGAAGGGGATAATCAATACGGCTCACCAACCCTGGGTGCGGTCTATGTGCCGACTCCTTTTTACTATATCAATGGTGCTAATCCGATCGGCAGCATTGACCAGATGTTAGTTCGCCTGAATCATTTTAGCGGTCTGGCCAGCCTGTTTTATCATCCGTTTCTTGAGTTTCCTTTCCTCGAGCCGGTTATCGTCAACAATGAAGTGCAATATGTTGATGGCCTGCCTTTATACCACTATAAAGAGGGTACTCCATCATACCTGCACCGAGTAATCAGCGGCTTTAGGCAAAAAGGCTACCAGTTTGTTTCCATTCATGACGTTGTTCCTTTTACCCCGGCCCACCGGATCAATCTGAGGCCGGCCAGCAACCAGTTTGGCAAATTACTGGTTGGTGATTACGATGGCGATGGCCGCGATGACCTCCTTTATTATGTCCTGAGTTCAGGTGAAATCTATGTGGTGACTACCGACATTCGCCTGCCCAGGAACCGTCCCTCGGCTCCACCCAGGCTATGGTTAAGTAATTGGCCGAAAGGCTTAAATGTCGTCCCGTTGACTGGCGACTTTGACGGCGATGGGGTCAAGGATGTGCTGGCCATTGAACAGGACACCGGCCGCTGGTTCGTTGCCCTGAGCGAGCGGACCCGTTTTGCTAGCCAAGGGGTCTGGCTGGATAACTGGGCCCGGGGTCGGTCATGGACACCCCTGATCGGCGATGTCAACGGTGACGGAAAGGACGACCTACTGGTCCGTGATGCGGAAGGTAGATGGTACACGGCGTTGAGTAATGGTCATACATTTATCCCGCAGCCAGAGCCGTTTACCGGTTTCGTCGGTCGTTCCCTCAAGTGGGTCGTGGGTGACCCGAACGGCGATGGCCAGGATGACTTGATCGGCTACGATCCCTACATAGGAACTGTTGAGGTAGCACTTAGCAGAGGGCGATATTTTTCCACTCCGTCAATCTGGATAAATAACTGGCGCAAGGAAGGGCAACTGCTGGCCGGTGATGTTAACGGGGATCACCGCACGGATCTGGTCATTTTCAGCGACAAGGAAGGCCTATGGTATGTGCTTTCTTCAACTGGTACAGGTTTCCAACCCCGGCCAAGGTCTTTCGGCCCGTGGGCCAGAGGTTTAAACCGGCAAGGGGTCATAGGTGACTTTGACGGCAACCATAAGGCGGACATTGGGGCCTTTAAACCAGGAGAATACCTTGACCTGGGGCTGTCATATCTGAAGTGA
- a CDS encoding butyryl-CoA:acetate CoA-transferase, with the protein MASYMEEYKRKLVTADEAVKVVKSGDWVEMGWCVGAPNVLDKALAKRKDELTDVKLRGGVQIWPMHCMQADPEGKTFTWVDWHFSGQVRKLYDAGLAYYAPIKYCELPRYIRQEVEAVDVLMCQVAPMDKHGFFNFGPQTSHMMALAERAKVIIVEVNEKMPRVLGGREEAIHISRVDYIVEGDNADLPQLPAVPPTEVDQAVAKLIVEEIVDGATIQLGIGGMPNAVGAMIAQSDLKDLGVHTEMFVDAYVDMFNAGKITGARKNIDRYKMVFAFAAGTQKLYDLVDDNPTVAGYPVDYTNHPSTVALFDNFVSINNAIEVDLFGQVCAESAGWRHISGTGGQLDFVQGAYDSRGGKSFICLSSTFTDKNGNMKSRIVPTLTPGAITTDPRTATHYVVTEYGKANLKGRSTWQRAEALINIAHPDLREDLIKEAEKMKIWRKTNKIS; encoded by the coding sequence ATGGCAAGTTACATGGAAGAGTACAAAAGGAAGTTGGTAACGGCAGATGAGGCGGTCAAGGTTGTCAAGTCCGGGGATTGGGTAGAAATGGGCTGGTGTGTTGGTGCTCCCAACGTTCTGGACAAAGCCCTCGCCAAACGGAAAGACGAATTGACCGACGTTAAACTTCGCGGGGGTGTCCAAATCTGGCCAATGCATTGTATGCAGGCTGACCCTGAAGGTAAGACTTTTACATGGGTAGATTGGCACTTCAGCGGACAGGTTCGTAAGCTCTATGATGCTGGCTTAGCTTATTATGCACCAATTAAGTACTGCGAACTGCCGCGCTACATTCGCCAGGAAGTAGAAGCGGTTGATGTCCTGATGTGCCAGGTGGCGCCGATGGACAAACATGGTTTCTTTAACTTTGGACCGCAGACTTCGCACATGATGGCCCTGGCCGAGCGGGCGAAGGTTATTATCGTTGAAGTTAATGAAAAGATGCCGCGGGTCCTGGGTGGAAGAGAAGAGGCCATCCACATTTCCAGGGTTGACTACATAGTTGAGGGCGACAACGCTGACCTGCCGCAGCTACCAGCAGTGCCACCGACAGAAGTCGATCAGGCTGTGGCTAAGCTTATTGTGGAAGAAATCGTTGATGGCGCGACTATCCAACTGGGGATCGGCGGTATGCCCAACGCTGTAGGGGCGATGATTGCTCAGTCCGACTTGAAGGACTTGGGTGTGCACACGGAAATGTTTGTTGATGCATACGTAGACATGTTCAACGCGGGCAAGATCACCGGGGCAAGAAAAAACATCGACCGCTATAAAATGGTTTTTGCTTTCGCGGCTGGAACTCAAAAGTTGTATGACCTGGTAGACGATAACCCGACGGTTGCTGGCTATCCGGTCGATTATACTAACCATCCATCAACCGTGGCTTTGTTCGATAACTTTGTTTCGATCAATAACGCCATAGAAGTTGACCTGTTCGGTCAGGTCTGTGCTGAGTCAGCTGGATGGCGCCACATCAGCGGCACTGGTGGTCAGCTAGACTTTGTCCAGGGAGCGTATGACTCTAGAGGCGGTAAGAGCTTTATCTGTCTGTCTTCAACCTTCACCGATAAGAACGGCAACATGAAGTCTCGGATTGTTCCGACATTAACCCCAGGTGCTATCACGACCGATCCCCGAACCGCCACTCATTATGTCGTAACTGAATACGGGAAGGCCAACCTGAAGGGACGCTCCACTTGGCAGCGGGCCGAGGCCCTGATCAATATTGCGCACCCGGACCTGCGAGAAGATCTGATCAAAGAAGCTGAAAAGATGAAGATCTGGCGGAAAACCAACAAAATCAGTTAA